The Roseofilum capinflatum BLCC-M114 genomic sequence TAGATAGTGAATTTTCTCACTTGGCTTGGATTCAAACTGACCGTAAATCTGGCGGTGTTGGCGATCTGAACTATCCTCTAGTTTCTGATATCAAAAAAGAAGTGAGTGCGGCTTACAACGTCCTCGATCCCGATGCAGGAATTGCCCTCCGGGGTCTGTTCATCATCGATAAAGAAGGTGTGATTCAACATGCCACCATTAATAACTTAGCCTTTGGTCGCAATGTTGATGAAACCTTGCGCGTACTGCAAGCCATCCAGTATGTTCAATCTCACCCGGATGAAGTTTGTCCTGCGGGTTGGAAACCAGGTGAAAAAACCATGAACCCCGATCCCGTCAAATCCAAAGTTTACTTCGCTGCTGTATAAAATATAAAAAATACACTTCAGAAGTCAATCAACCAGGTACACTAAGCGTACCTGGTTGTTTTATGGGGAATAGCAGTATCTAGTATGGTCAGTCATCTCTGGGGTTCAGGAAGGGTCATCCTGGTAACGGGGCCAGCGCGATCGGGTAAAAGTGAATGGGCGGAAACTCTAGCCGAACAGAGTGAAAAACCGGTGATTTATGTGGCGACTGCCCAACGCGATCCCACGGATGAAGAATGGCAACAGCGCATTGCACGACATCAACAGCGAAGACCTGGACAATGGCAAACGAGGGAGGTTCCCAGGGCGTTAAGCCAGTGTCTGGAAGAGGGTGAGTGTGGGGAATGTTTATTGGTTGATTCTTTAGGTACTTGGTTAGCCAACTGTCTGGATCTAGAGGATGAGGCTTGGTTATCGATGGAGCAAGAGTTTTTATCTCAGGTCAAACAAACGCAAGCGGATCTGATTTTGGTGGCTGAGGAAACGGGATGGGGCATAGTTCCAGCATATCCATTGGGGCGAACTTTCCGCGATCGCCTAGGAAACTTAATTCGTCATGTGGGAGCGATCGCAAATCCGGTGTACCTAGTCACAGGTGGCTATGCCCTCAATTTAACGGTGTTAGGGACTCCATTAACCCCCAATCTTTAGACTTTTGTAACCTTTGATAGATCAATTTCCATCTTTTGATGGGCATCGGGTACGGGGAAGAGAGGTTAAGATGGGAATATGTGATCCGCTCGTGTAACCTCACTAGCATCACCGACTATCAGTGACCTTCCCATTAAAACGATGAATGAACTCATTATTCCAGTTGTGACCATTCATAAGCTGTATTCAGGTTAGATTATTTATGGCATCCGCAAACGAAGTTAAAAAATATTTAGCTCATTGGCTTCAATTAGGGCGAAAAATTTACATTCATAATGGGGATCGGAGTTTATCACCTTCTCCAGTGATTGAAGGATATCGCTACAGTAAGGCTTTTGAAGAGTGTTGGCAAACCCTAGTTTCTGATGAATCCGGGGACTGTTATTTAGAAGATACCGATCAAACGATTGCCGAATTGTTGACCCCAAAATGGGATATTATTCTCTGCTGTCGTTGCGTCATGCCCATTCCCATGACCGTTGGTAGCATGGAGACTAAAACTTGTCCTTGTATTAATCTCTCAAGTTGGCCGAATTTGGATTTACCTTTACCGCGATCGCCTGTAGATAATCAGGCTATGTTGAGTCGCATTGGTCAAAGGCTGACCCAAGCGAGTGAAAAACCGATTCCTGCCGAGCAAGCCGTTTTAGAGCCAGGTGAAACCCCTGCCCCAGTCAGCGATCCGAACAGTGAATTATTGAATCAGTTACCTAAATGTAAATGTTCTAATCAAGTGGCTTAAGTGAGTAATGAGTAATGAGTGATGAGTCATGGGCAAAGTTCTGATTTGGATGATCTGGTTGGTTTATGTGATTTATCTCTTGTTTTCTGACCTGCCCCCCGGCCCTTCGTTATTGCATATTAACTCAGAATTATTGCAAGAAGTCTGGGATTTAAGCTTAAATTTTTGGTTGATTACGCCCCTAGTTTTACCGGAATCTGCACCGGTTTTACATCCTGCCTTAGAAGGGTTGTTTAATATTGTGGTGGCTTGGGCCTTATTATTATGGGGGTTTCTGGTGGATGGTCGGGGGCAACGGTGGCCGATGTTTCCCTTTTTAGTGGGGATTGCTTTTCTGACGAATGTGTTTTATCTGCCTTGGTTAGGGATTAGACGCACGAATCCGGAATTGGGCGATCGCCCCCTATCGCGATTAGAACAAGTTACAGAAAGTCGCGGTTGGAGTATATTCTTAAGTGGAATTGTGTTTCTTTCCGTCAGTTGGGCCCTGTTTGCGAGGCCAGAATTTGGGGATATGGGGGAACGGTGGCAAGCCTTGATCGAGATTATATCCAGCGATCGCCTGGCGTATTCCTTTGCGATCGATTTACTCTTCTTTTCCCTGTTTCAATCTTGGCTTGTGGGCGATGACATGAAACGCCGCCAATGGCATAATCCCACTATCCTATGGGTCACTCGCCTGATGCCCTTTTTTGGCTTAGTGGTCTATTTCCTCCTGCGTCCTCCTCTGGCGATCGAGGAGAAAACGGCTTCACTGGAGGAAGAACGAGTTTAAGCTTACTGAGACACGGTTGTAGGGGCGAGTAGCCCCTCGCCCCTACATATACCGATATTGTAGATAGATAGTGGTGTCTACTGTTCTATCTTCTAGCTCGACAACGTGCGCCGTTTGGTCACCATGCGATAGGTGTGGATCAGATCGCCAACTTGCCAAGTGGTAAACTTATCCACTCCGATACCGCATTCAAAGCCAGCATTCACTTCTTTTACGTCATCCCGTTCCCGACGCAGGGAATCGAGGAATCCTTCGTAAATCACGTTTTGGCCACGAGTTACCCGCAAATTACAGTTACGGATGGCTTTACCGGAGAGGACATAACATCCAGCCACCGAGCCTTTGCCGATCGCAAATACGGCTCGGACTTCGACCTGGCCGAGTTCTTCTTCCACCAGTTCTGGATCGAGCAGACCTTCCATTGCCCCTTCAATATCATCTAAGAGGTTATAGATAATGTCATATTCCCGTACATCCACCCCAGTTTGATCGGCGGCTGCACGAGCGCCACTGGCAAAGGTGGTATTAAAGGCAATAATGACGGCATTGGAGGCAGCCGCTAGATCCACGTCGGTTTCGGTGACTTCACCGGCTGCGGCGAGCAGAATACGCAGTTGGACTTCATTTTGAGGCAGTTGTTGCAAGGAGCCGAGAATGGCTTCTACCGATCCTTGAACATCGGCTTTCAAAACGAGGTTGAGTTCCTTGAGTTCTCCTTCTTGGACTTGGGCACTGAGGGAGCTGAGGGTAACACGACGGGAAGCAAGGGCTTGTTGGAGACGGGTTTCCCGTTGGGCATCCGCACGAGAGCTGGCGATCGCCCGCGCTTCTTTTTCATCAGCCATA encodes the following:
- a CDS encoding peroxiredoxin, with translation MTQSEGCIRVGQAAPDFTATAVVDQEFKTIKLSDYKGKYVVIFFYPLDFTFVCPTEITAFSDRYEEFKNLGTEVLGISVDSEFSHLAWIQTDRKSGGVGDLNYPLVSDIKKEVSAAYNVLDPDAGIALRGLFIIDKEGVIQHATINNLAFGRNVDETLRVLQAIQYVQSHPDEVCPAGWKPGEKTMNPDPVKSKVYFAAV
- the cobU gene encoding bifunctional adenosylcobinamide kinase/adenosylcobinamide-phosphate guanylyltransferase — protein: MVSHLWGSGRVILVTGPARSGKSEWAETLAEQSEKPVIYVATAQRDPTDEEWQQRIARHQQRRPGQWQTREVPRALSQCLEEGECGECLLVDSLGTWLANCLDLEDEAWLSMEQEFLSQVKQTQADLILVAEETGWGIVPAYPLGRTFRDRLGNLIRHVGAIANPVYLVTGGYALNLTVLGTPLTPNL